A stretch of DNA from Streptomyces sp. NBC_01197:
CGACTACTGGATCGAGGACGAGAACGGCCACAAGGCCTATCTCGTCGACGGCAAGGTGATGCGCATCCGCGACACCCTTGAGCTCAAGGACCTCGACGGGAATGTGCTGATCACGCTCAAGGAGAAGCTGATCGCGATCAGCGACACGATGACCCTGAAGCGGGACGGCGAGGAGCTGGCCACCGTCAGGAAGAAGAAGCTCACCCTGATGCACGACCACTACCGGGTGAAGCTGGTCGACGGCACCGAGCTGGAGGTCAGCGGGAACATCCTGGACCGCGAGTTCGCGGTCGAGTACGAGAACGAGCTGCTGGCCGACATCTCGAAGAAGTGGTTCAGCGTGCGTGACGCGTACGCCGTGAACGTGGTCCGTGAGGACTCCGACCCGGCGCTGATGATCGCCATCGCGGTCTCCGTGATCCACATGCACGAGAAGGAACACGAGAAGGAGCACGCGGGCTAGCGCCGAGGCACTGGAGCAGTCCGGTCGCCGGGACGGTCAGGCCGACTCGCCGGGAACCCCACCGGGTTCGGACGACGGCTCCTCAGCCGCGCTCAGGGGCCGGTGTCGGTGAGGGCGGTCAGACCGTACGCCGCTTCAGCGCCCAGAAGGCGACACCGACCGCGAGCGCGGTCAGGGCGAGGAGGACGCCGCACTCCGCCAGCTGGCGCGGCCAGAAGTCGGGGGACGGGAGGTAGGTACGGGTGAAGCCGGTCACGTCGTGCCGGGCGAGGCACTGCACCTTGTCGTAGCACTCGGGATCGGTGATCCGGGCGCCGGTGGAGGTGATCGCCCGGCTGTGTACGGAGAGTTCGGGCACCTGGTACGCGCGCTGGAACGGCCACAGACCATTGCGGACCGCCGTGACCGCGTACTGGACGACGGCGGCGGCGAGCATGGCGGGCAGGGTGCGGCGCACCAGCACTCCGCAGAGCGCGCCGAGGGCGAGCGCGAGGAGCGGGGCGACGACAGCGGCGGGGCCGATCGAGAAGTACAGCTGGCGGGGCTGGTAGCCGGCGACCAGCAGATTGCTGTGGGCGGACCACAGCAGCCGGTAGAGCAGGATGAGCGGACCGGTGCCCACGGTCAGGACGACGGCCGGTACGGCGAGTTTGGCGGCGAACCAGCGGGCCGGGGAGACCGACTGCGACCAGGCGAGCCTGGTGGTGCCGCTCTCCAGCTCGCGGGCGGTCAGCGGTCCGGCCGCGAAGAGGGCCACGCAGAAGGGCGCGAGGCTGATCAGGGTGGCCGGGTCGTAGAAGAAGCTGTCGTAGCCGGAGAAATAGGTCCGGGCCACCATGTCCTTCCACGCGGCCTGCTGCACACCGGCGTAGCCGAACTCGTCGAACAGCTTCTGTGTGGCGTCCGCGCCGGGACCGTACAGCCAGAGCAGCAGCCCTGCGGTGACGACCACGAAAGCGGCCCAGGACCACAGTGCTGTCCGGTGCAGGCGCACTTCGGCCCGGAACAGGTCGAGCCCCGAGGGGCGTAGCGAGGGTTTGGGGGCGTCCTTGTCCAAGGAAGCGGTGGTCATGAGGAGTCCTTGTGAGCGGCCGGGTGGTGCGGCGGGTGGGGGAATCGGAGTGGTGCGCAGCGGTCAGGCCACCGCCGTGGTGTCCCCGTCCATGTCCCCGGGGCGCATGTCCGGGGTGAGGAACGCCGGGGCCGACGGCGTACGGAGGTGGGCCAGCACCAGTTCTTCCAGGGTGGGTTCCTGTGGCTGCCAGGTGTCGGCGAGCGCGCCCCGGGGGCGGATCAGGGCGGTGAGGCCACGGCCGTTCGGATGGGACTCGATGACCGTGTGCGGGGCCAGGCCGGTACCGCGTCCGGTGACCACGGTATGCGCGGCGAGCAGCTCTTCGACTGAACCGCCCAGCCGGATGCGGCCGCTGTCCAGGAGCAGCAAGTGGCCGCAGGAGTAGGCGAGTTCGGAGATGATGTGTGAGGAGAGCAGGATGCTGGTGCCGTTCTCGGCGGCGTCGGCCAGCAGCAGGCCCATCAGCTGCCGGCGGGCCGGCGGGTCGAGGTCTGCCATCGGTTCGTCGAGCAGCAGCAGCTCGGGGCGTTTGCCCAGGGCGAGGGCGAGCGCCACCCGGGTGCGCTGACCGCCGGAGAGCCCGCGGATCCTGCGCTTCGGGTCGAGGTCGCCCTGTTCCACGATCCGGGCGGCGTAAGCGGCGTCCCAGCGGCCCGCGTTGAGGCGGGCGCCGATGGCGAGGGTGTCGGCGATGGAGAGATGCCCGTAGAGCGGCTGGTCCTGGTCCAGGTAGCCGACCCGGTCCCGGTGGGTGCCGGGTGCGGCGCCCAGTACGTTCACGGTGCCGGCGTCCGGCCGGATCAGACCAGCGGTGATCCGCAGGAGGGTTGACTTGCCCGCGCCGTTGGGGCCTGCCAGCGCGCAGACGCTGCCCGCCGGGACGCGGAAGGAGCAGTCCTCCAGAGCGAGGGCCGCCCGGCGGCCGCTCCCGTAGCGCTGAGTGAGCCCGGTCGCCTCTGTCGCAGCCGGGCCGCTGCTGGTGGTGCTCACTGATCCCCCTTCGGGAAGTGCTCGTCCAGTACGGAGGTCAGCAGCGCGGCGGCGCTCTCCCGGCCGAGGCCGGCGGCGCGGGCCCGCAGCGCCCAGCCGTCCAGCTCCGCCCGCAGCGGGGAGTCGTCGCCGGTGCTGTCGAGCGTCCTGAGGACGAACGTGCCCACGCCCCGCCGCGCCTCGACCAGGCCCGAGCGTTCCAGCTCCCGGTAGGCCTTGAGCACGGTGTTCGGGTTGATGGCCGTGGCCTCGACGACCTCTCGCGCCGTGGGGAGCTTGTCCCCCGGTTCGAGGAGGCCCATCCGCAGCGCCTGCTGGGTCTGCTGAACGATCTGGAGGTAGGTGGGGATGCCGCTGTGCCGGTCGATGCGGTACTCGACGTGGTGATCGGCCACCGGCGCACCCCTTTCACTAATTGACTAGTGAAACTTTGCACGGCGGCGCGGCACCCGTCAAGTCCGTGAAGGGCCCGCGGCTCCGCCGCCCGCTCAGCGCCCCCTGGTCGCCTGGAGATACGCCTGCGGCTGCTTCTCCGGCGAGTCCGGCTCCCGCAGCAGCTGGGCGCGTACGTCGAACCCGGCGTCGGCCAGCCACCCGGCGACCCGGTCCGGCGGCAGCCAGTGGACGTCGAGCGAGAGGTCATGGCCGTAGGCGTGGTCGAGGTGGCGGACTTCGTCACCGGCCTTGAAGGCGAGCAGCAGCCGGCCGCCCGGCACGAGCACCCGGCGGAACCCGGCGAACACCGAAGGCAGCAGCTCCGGCGGCAGATGGATGATCGAGTACCAGGCGACCAGGCCGCCGAGCGAGCCGTCCGCCAGGTCGAGTGCGGTCATCGACCCGACGTCGAACCGCAGGCCCGGATACGTCCGGCGGGCCACGTCGACCATTCCCGGCGAGAGATCGACGCCGAAGGCCTCCACCCCCAGCTCGTGCAGATGGGCCGTCACCCGGCCGGGGCCGCAGCCGATGTCGGCCACCGGGCCGCCGCCGTCCATGCGCACCTGGTCGGCGAAGGCGGCGAGCATGGCCCGGTCGTAGGGGCTGGAGGCGAGGTGGTCGCGGACGAGTTCGTCGTAGGGAACCGCGACGGTGTCGTAGGACGCGCGGATGGTACTCAGGCAGCTGGGTTCGGTCATCGCGTTACTTCCTGCTCCGTGCTTCGCGGTCGGGGGCGGGGGCCCGGGTGGCGTCGAAGG
This window harbors:
- a CDS encoding LURP-one-related/scramblase family protein is translated as MKFLVRDRIFDIGDDYWIEDENGHKAYLVDGKVMRIRDTLELKDLDGNVLITLKEKLIAISDTMTLKRDGEELATVRKKKLTLMHDHYRVKLVDGTELEVSGNILDREFAVEYENELLADISKKWFSVRDAYAVNVVREDSDPALMIAIAVSVIHMHEKEHEKEHAG
- a CDS encoding ABC transporter ATP-binding protein; translated protein: MSTTSSGPAATEATGLTQRYGSGRRAALALEDCSFRVPAGSVCALAGPNGAGKSTLLRITAGLIRPDAGTVNVLGAAPGTHRDRVGYLDQDQPLYGHLSIADTLAIGARLNAGRWDAAYAARIVEQGDLDPKRRIRGLSGGQRTRVALALALGKRPELLLLDEPMADLDPPARRQLMGLLLADAAENGTSILLSSHIISELAYSCGHLLLLDSGRIRLGGSVEELLAAHTVVTGRGTGLAPHTVIESHPNGRGLTALIRPRGALADTWQPQEPTLEELVLAHLRTPSAPAFLTPDMRPGDMDGDTTAVA
- a CDS encoding GntR family transcriptional regulator, which encodes MADHHVEYRIDRHSGIPTYLQIVQQTQQALRMGLLEPGDKLPTAREVVEATAINPNTVLKAYRELERSGLVEARRGVGTFVLRTLDSTGDDSPLRAELDGWALRARAAGLGRESAAALLTSVLDEHFPKGDQ
- a CDS encoding class I SAM-dependent DNA methyltransferase; this encodes MTEPSCLSTIRASYDTVAVPYDELVRDHLASSPYDRAMLAAFADQVRMDGGGPVADIGCGPGRVTAHLHELGVEAFGVDLSPGMVDVARRTYPGLRFDVGSMTALDLADGSLGGLVAWYSIIHLPPELLPSVFAGFRRVLVPGGRLLLAFKAGDEVRHLDHAYGHDLSLDVHWLPPDRVAGWLADAGFDVRAQLLREPDSPEKQPQAYLQATRGR